Proteins from a single region of Corvus moneduloides isolate bCorMon1 chromosome 19, bCorMon1.pri, whole genome shotgun sequence:
- the TMEM100 gene encoding transmembrane protein 100: MTNEPIKEILGTPKHPDSVPTEKSNNNDCVITTIPLVSECQLTAATGGAELSCYRCTIPFGVVILIAGIVVTAVAYSFNSHGSIISVFGLVLLSSGLVLLASSAVCWKIREQNKKAKRRESQTALVANQRTLFG; encoded by the coding sequence ATGACAAACGAACCTATCAAAGAGATCCTGGGCACCCCAAAGCATCCTGATTCTGTACCCACAGAGAAGAGTAACAACAATGACTGTGTGATTACCACCATCCCTCTGGTCAGCGAGTGCCAGCTGACAGCAGCCACGGGGGGAGCAGAGCTCTCGTGCTACCGCTGCACCATTCCCTTCGGCGTGGTCATCCTGATAGCCGGCATTGTGGTGACTGCCGTGGCATACAGCTTCAACTCCCATGGATCCATCATCTCTGTTTTTGGGCTGGTCCTCTTGTCCTCAGGACTCGTTCTGCTGGCTTCCAGCGCAGTGTGCTGGAAGATCAGGGAGCAGaacaagaaagcaaagagaCGGGAGAGCCAGACAGCACTCGTGGCAAACCAGCGAACCTTGTTTGGTTAA